A stretch of the Caminicella sporogenes DSM 14501 genome encodes the following:
- a CDS encoding DegV family protein yields the protein MKIKVIGDSCLDLNEELKKKKLFNIVPLSIRIDDKEFKDDENLDTNELLKMMKNSSDVPKTSSPAPDSFLKAYEGDEDSIFVVTLSSQLSGTYNSAVLAKNMYKEKNEHKFIHVFDSLSASIGETLVGLKILELAKENHTNLEIVEKVNEYIKEMKTFFYLESLDNMIKAGRINKLVAKVATAFSIKPIMGSTEKGTIRLVEKVRGSKKAFKRLVEIIGEQGHKLEEKILGIAHCNSLAKAEKLKEQIKEKYNFKDIIIVEAAGISTVYANEGGIIIAF from the coding sequence ATGAAAATAAAAGTAATTGGCGATAGTTGTTTAGATTTAAATGAAGAATTAAAAAAGAAAAAACTTTTTAATATAGTTCCTTTATCAATAAGAATTGATGATAAAGAGTTTAAAGATGATGAAAATTTAGATACAAATGAATTATTAAAAATGATGAAAAATTCAAGTGATGTTCCAAAAACTTCTTCACCTGCTCCAGATAGTTTTTTAAAAGCTTATGAAGGTGATGAAGACAGTATATTTGTAGTAACATTATCATCCCAGTTAAGTGGTACTTACAATAGTGCTGTACTTGCTAAAAATATGTATAAAGAAAAGAATGAACACAAATTTATTCATGTTTTTGATTCTTTAAGTGCGTCTATTGGCGAGACATTAGTTGGCTTAAAGATTTTAGAATTGGCAAAAGAAAATCATACTAATTTAGAAATAGTCGAAAAAGTAAATGAATATATAAAAGAGATGAAAACTTTTTTTTATTTGGAGTCTTTAGATAATATGATAAAGGCAGGAAGAATTAATAAATTAGTAGCTAAAGTTGCTACTGCATTTTCAATAAAGCCCATAATGGGTTCAACTGAAAAGGGTACAATAAGATTGGTAGAAAAGGTAAGAGGTTCTAAAAAAGCATTTAAAAGATTAGTTGAAATAATAGGAGAACAAGGGCATAAATTAGAAGAGAAAATTTTAGGCATAGCACATTGTAATTCATTAGCTAAAGCTGAAAAGTTAAAAGAACAAATAAAAGAAAAATATAATTTTAAAGATATAATTATCGTTGAAGCGGCAGGTATAAGTACTGTTTATGCAAATGAAGGTGGGATTATTATAGCTTTTTAA
- a CDS encoding AAA family ATPase yields the protein MSQILVNVFNTPYAVIDSKKVNFPFMKAEALFYYLIVKKQATRDELVFLFWSDSDEKTAKKNLRNAMYKIRKAFEKDIIISPKKSIVMLNPEINIKSDYEEFLRGNVNFYSGEFLQGFYVKNAPNFDEWLFEMREYLKNIFISKLNQNLEVALSKKDFVKAEKYAKFLIKEDEYDERTYRILMDIYIKQGLYNKAIDLYQRLRKTLKIDLDIEPDIKTKKLYNSVLLLKNAKDTENNLEEKDFFYGRKRELKELKSNFFNFINGRDYNSILIRGEAGIGKTKLKDKFIEYIGTSCDNIYILHANCYQVEKNYFLKPWNEIFLKLSNIIERDNINIPNSWKKIISYIFPEFNKKVSDDENPIEQLDTLKFNVIEEAIQGLIRKISELKKIILVFEDLQWMDNLSLTLLSAIILRNSNIMLIGTCREGCDKDVEKCITVLNNYNKIKVLKIKRFNEAEVEDFINKYIPEIELTKEIKEKIYRETEGNTFFLVEFLNMIKQNGTLSTTLSSKMKDIMRSKFLDISDEGKKILYIACIFFDKVDLDIIKSLLNKDEIEIIDIIEELQNKYILKEVNDEKISYKFTHQKIREFIYNNLSKAKKRMLHKKVARLLESSLKQDKRDVIIYPNIIYHYLNSQDYLSALKYTIKYLDVYFDFEHELFPILEDKKVIYDDSLSINKEQILKYFKSTEELLKKVKKNNIIDRQIEMLEISYLHIKGRYLIREGEYDRGIRYIDNMIDMALKIKSYAYSLKGYRQKIYYCIQVHETNMMKEYIDKALEIAYKEKFKEDIAILLRLKGLNKIMLERYSEAEEILIKSINIFKSINDSKGKYSLNIAACYNYIGEIRRHNMKFSEALTFYNKAMQLCEENNIVRGLYIFNTNAGQAAFEMGDYILAKDYLERALDFYKELGSIWGRAIAEGYMALLQSKAGNYKSSLRHLKNADYYAQKLKSPYEIGIIYRVKAEIKKNMQTNKELNDEFKDYLTLTIEQYCKKGINFLKEVKESYEIEILKALKK from the coding sequence GTGAGCCAAATATTAGTAAATGTATTTAATACTCCCTATGCAGTTATAGATAGTAAAAAGGTTAATTTTCCTTTTATGAAAGCTGAAGCTTTGTTTTATTACTTAATAGTAAAAAAACAAGCTACAAGAGATGAATTAGTTTTTTTGTTTTGGAGCGATTCAGATGAAAAGACTGCTAAGAAAAATTTGAGAAATGCCATGTACAAAATTAGAAAAGCTTTTGAAAAAGATATTATTATATCACCCAAAAAGTCAATTGTAATGTTAAATCCAGAAATAAATATAAAGAGCGACTATGAAGAATTTTTAAGAGGAAATGTTAACTTTTATAGTGGAGAGTTTTTACAGGGATTTTATGTTAAAAATGCACCAAATTTTGATGAGTGGCTTTTTGAAATGAGGGAATACCTTAAAAATATATTTATAAGTAAACTCAATCAAAATTTGGAAGTGGCGTTGTCTAAAAAAGATTTTGTAAAAGCTGAAAAATATGCGAAGTTTTTAATAAAAGAAGACGAATATGATGAACGTACATACAGAATTTTAATGGATATTTATATTAAACAGGGGTTGTATAATAAAGCAATAGATTTATATCAAAGGCTCAGGAAAACGTTAAAAATAGATTTGGATATTGAACCTGATATAAAGACTAAAAAATTGTATAATTCTGTTTTATTATTAAAAAATGCTAAGGATACTGAAAATAATTTGGAGGAAAAAGACTTTTTTTACGGTCGTAAAAGAGAATTAAAAGAACTAAAAAGTAATTTTTTTAATTTTATTAATGGAAGAGATTACAATTCTATACTAATTAGAGGTGAAGCAGGAATTGGCAAAACAAAATTAAAAGATAAATTTATCGAATATATAGGGACAAGTTGTGATAATATTTACATACTTCATGCCAATTGTTATCAAGTAGAAAAAAATTATTTTTTAAAACCGTGGAATGAAATTTTTTTAAAATTGTCTAACATAATTGAAAGAGATAATATAAACATTCCAAATTCATGGAAAAAAATTATTTCATACATTTTTCCTGAATTTAATAAAAAAGTTTCAGATGATGAAAATCCAATAGAACAATTAGACACATTAAAATTTAATGTTATAGAAGAAGCCATTCAAGGTCTTATCAGAAAAATATCTGAATTAAAAAAAATTATTTTAGTATTTGAAGATTTGCAATGGATGGACAATTTGAGTTTAACGCTACTTTCTGCGATAATTTTAAGAAATTCTAATATAATGTTGATAGGTACTTGTAGAGAAGGCTGTGATAAAGATGTAGAAAAATGTATTACAGTACTTAATAATTATAATAAGATAAAAGTATTAAAAATCAAAAGATTTAATGAAGCAGAAGTTGAAGATTTTATAAATAAATATATTCCAGAGATTGAACTTACTAAAGAGATTAAAGAAAAAATTTACAGAGAAACAGAGGGGAATACATTTTTTTTAGTAGAATTTCTAAATATGATTAAACAAAACGGAACACTTAGTACTACTTTATCTTCAAAGATGAAGGATATTATGAGAAGTAAATTTCTTGATATATCAGATGAGGGAAAGAAAATACTCTATATTGCTTGTATATTTTTTGATAAAGTAGATTTAGATATTATAAAAAGTTTATTAAATAAAGATGAAATTGAGATAATTGATATAATTGAAGAATTACAAAATAAATATATTTTAAAAGAAGTAAATGATGAAAAAATTAGTTATAAATTTACTCATCAAAAAATTAGAGAATTTATATATAATAATTTATCAAAAGCTAAGAAAAGAATGCTTCATAAAAAAGTGGCAAGATTGTTGGAAAGTTCATTAAAGCAAGATAAAAGAGATGTAATTATATACCCTAATATAATCTATCATTATTTAAATTCACAAGATTATCTTAGTGCACTTAAGTATACTATAAAATATTTAGATGTATATTTTGATTTTGAACATGAACTCTTTCCTATATTGGAGGATAAAAAAGTAATTTATGATGACAGTTTATCAATAAATAAAGAGCAGATATTAAAATATTTTAAATCAACCGAAGAATTATTAAAAAAGGTGAAAAAAAATAATATTATTGACAGACAAATTGAAATGCTTGAAATTAGTTATCTGCATATAAAGGGAAGATATTTAATTAGAGAAGGAGAGTATGATAGAGGTATAAGATATATAGATAATATGATAGATATGGCTTTGAAAATTAAATCTTATGCATATTCTTTAAAGGGATATAGACAAAAAATATATTACTGTATTCAAGTACATGAAACAAATATGATGAAAGAATATATAGATAAAGCTTTAGAAATAGCATACAAAGAAAAATTTAAGGAAGATATTGCTATTTTATTGAGATTAAAGGGTCTAAATAAAATAATGCTAGAAAGATATAGTGAAGCTGAAGAAATACTAATAAAATCTATTAATATCTTTAAAAGTATTAATGATTCAAAAGGCAAATATTCTTTAAATATAGCTGCATGTTATAATTATATTGGAGAAATTAGAAGGCATAATATGAAGTTTTCAGAAGCTTTAACTTTTTACAATAAAGCCATGCAGCTTTGTGAAGAAAATAATATAGTTAGAGGTTTATATATATTTAATACTAATGCAGGTCAAGCTGCATTTGAAATGGGGGATTATATATTAGCAAAAGACTATCTTGAAAGAGCATTAGATTTCTATAAAGAGTTAGGTTCGATTTGGGGGAGAGCCATAGCAGAAGGATATATGGCACTGCTTCAGTCTAAAGCTGGTAATTATAAGAGTTCTTTAAGACATTTAAAAAATGCCGATTATTATGCTCAAAAACTTAAAAGTCCGTATGAAATTGGAATAATATATAGAGTTAAAGCAGAAATTAAGAAAAATATGCAAACTAATAAAGAATTAAATGATGAATTTAAAGATTATTTGACATTAACAATAGAACAGTATTGTAAAAAAGGTATAAATTTTTTAAAAGAAGTAAAGGAAAGCTATGAAATAGAAATACTTAAGGCTTTGAAAAAATAA
- a CDS encoding cyclodeaminase/cyclohydrolase family protein, producing MLEEKSIKEFLEETASSSPVPGGGSIAALSAATALALVEMVANLTIGKKGYEEVQEEMKKIASRAEEGRKEFINDIDRDADAFDKVMAAFKLPKNTDEEKSSRKQAIQESFKNAALVPLEVAKKALNFMEMISTIVEKGNQNAVTDGAVAAMMARTAVLSALYNVKINLGSIKDEEFVNKLSKEVDEIESKVKELEKSILSKVNL from the coding sequence ATGTTAGAAGAAAAAAGTATTAAAGAGTTTTTAGAAGAAACGGCTTCCAGTTCTCCTGTACCGGGTGGAGGAAGTATTGCAGCTTTAAGTGCGGCAACTGCTCTAGCTCTTGTAGAAATGGTAGCTAATCTTACAATAGGAAAAAAAGGTTATGAAGAAGTACAGGAAGAAATGAAGAAAATAGCTTCTAGAGCTGAAGAGGGAAGAAAAGAATTTATAAATGACATAGATAGAGATGCAGATGCTTTTGATAAAGTAATGGCAGCGTTCAAATTACCAAAAAATACCGATGAAGAAAAATCTTCAAGAAAACAAGCTATACAGGAGAGTTTTAAAAATGCTGCATTAGTACCTCTTGAAGTAGCTAAAAAAGCTTTAAATTTTATGGAAATGATTTCAACTATAGTTGAAAAAGGTAATCAAAATGCAGTTACAGATGGTGCTGTAGCAGCTATGATGGCAAGAACAGCAGTTCTTTCAGCTCTGTATAATGTAAAAATTAATTTAGGTTCTATTAAAGATGAAGAATTTGTAAATAAGTTATCAAAAGAAGTAGATGAAATAGAAAGTAAAGTAAAAGAGCTGGAAAAAAGTATATTGTCAAAAGTAAATTTATAA